The following are encoded together in the Choloepus didactylus isolate mChoDid1 chromosome 7, mChoDid1.pri, whole genome shotgun sequence genome:
- the MTO1 gene encoding protein MTO1 homolog, mitochondrial: MFSLRGCGRRVVASFTKPLPLAAFSGDSASPCTPHFDVVVIGGGHAGTEAAAAAARCGSRTLLLTHRVDTIGQMSCNPSFGGIGKGHLMREVDALDGLCSRICDQSGVHYKVLNRRKGPAVWGLRAQIDRKLYKDNMQKEILNTPLLTVQEGAVEDLILIEPEPEYTGKCRVSGVVLMDGSKVYAESVILTTGTFLRGMIVIGLEMHPAGRLGDQPSIGLAQTLEKLGFVMGRLKTGTPPRIAKESINFSILNKQTPDNPSFPFSFINEAVWIKPEDQLPCYLTHTNPTVDKIVLENLHFNSHVKETTRGPRYCPSIESKVLRFPNRVHQVWLEPEGMDSDLIYPQGLSVTLPAELQEKMITCIRGLEKAKIIQPGYGVQYDFFDPRQITPSLETHLVQRLFFAGQINGTTGYEEAAAQGVIAGINASLRVSHKPPFVVSRTEGYIGVLIDDLTTLGTNEPYRMFTSRVEFRLSLRPDNADSRLTLRGYKEAGCVSQQRYKRASWMKSSLEEGISVLKSIEFLNSKWKNLIPEASISIGKSLPLRALDVLKYEEVDMELLAKAVPEPLKKYTECRELSERLKIEATYESVLFLQQQEIEEVQRDEALQLPKDLDYLTLKDVSLSHEAREKLHISRPQTIGAASRIPGVTPAAIINLLRFVKTTQQRQAAMEESCKTDQYLRNTDRLQEREF, translated from the exons ATGTTCTCCCTCCGAGGCTGTGGCCGCCGGGTCGTGGCTTCCTTTACCAAACCCCTTCCCTTGGCCGCATTCAGCGGTGACAGCGCGTCACCCTGTACTCCGCATTTCGACGTGGTAGTCATCGGCGGAGGACATGCTGGCACAGAGGCAGCCGCCGCGGCCGCTCGGTGCGGCTCCCGGACTCTGCTCCTTACGCACCGTGTGGACACGATCG GTCAGATGTCCTGTAATCCTTCCTTTGGGGGCATCGGAAAGGGGCATTTAATGAGGGAAGTAGATGCCTTAGATGGCTTGTGTTCTCGCATCTGTGACCAATCTGGTGTACATTACAAAGTATTAAACCGGCGTAAAGGACCAGCTGTGTGGGGTCTAAGAGCTCAAATTGATAGGAAACTCTATAAGGACAACATGCAG AAAGAAATCTTGAATACACCACTGCTTACTGTTCAGGAGGGAGCTGTAGAAGACCTTATCCTTATAGAACCAGAGCCTGAATACACTGGAAAATGCCGTGTCAGTGGCGTTGTTTTGA TGGATGGAAGCAAAGTATATGCAGAGAGTGTGATTCTGACTACTGGGACATTTCTGAGAGGCATGATTGTGATTGGATTGGAGATGCATCCAGCAGGACGTTTAGGGGATCAGCCTTCCATAGGATTGGCTCAGACTCTGGAGAAGTTGGGGTTTGTAATGGGAAGGTTGAAGACCGGGACACCACCCCGAATTGCCAAAGAATCCATtaatttcagcattttaaataagcAGACACCAGATAATCCATCATTTCCATTTAGCTTTATCAATGAAGCAGTGTGGATTAAG ccagaAGATCAGCTGCCATGTTACTTGACTCATACCAACCCTACAGTGGATAAGATTGTCCTTGAGAACCTTCACTTTAATAGTCATGTTAAGGAAACTACAAGAGGACCCAG ATACTGTCCCTCCATTGAATCAAAGGTTTTGCGTTTTCCAAACCGTGTGCATCAGGTTTGGTTGGAACCTGAAGGAATGGATTCTGACCTTATCTACCCCCAAGGATTATCTGTGACATTACCAGCTGAGTTACAGGAGAAAATGATCACATGCATCAGGGGTTTGGAGAAAGCCAAGATAATTCAGCCAG GCTATGGTGTTCAGTATGATTTCTTTGACCCCCGTCAAATTACTCCTTCCCTTGAGACTCATTTGGTTCAGCGGCTCTTCTTTGCTGGACAGATAAATGGCACAACTGGTTATGAAGAAGCTGCAGCTCAA GGTGTGATAGCTGGAATCAATGCCAGTCTTCGGGTTAGTCACAAGCCCCCGTTTGTTGTTAGCCGAACAGAAGGCTACATAGGCGTCTTGATTGATGATCTTACCACGCTGGGCACCAATGAACCATACCGCATGTTTACCAGCCGAGTGGAGTTCCGTTTGTCACTGCGCCCTGATAACGCTGACAGCAGGCTAACCCTCAGAG GGTATAAGGAAGCTGGCTGTGTGTCCCAACAGCGTTATAAAAGAGCTTCTTGGATGAAGTCTTCTTTAGAAGAAGGCATTTCTGTGCTGAAATCCATTGAGTTTTTGAACtctaaatggaaaaatttaatCCCAGAGGCTTCTATAAGTATTGGTAAAAGTCTACCTCTCAG AGCTCTGGATGTTCTGAAGTATGAGGAAGTTGACATGGAGTTGTTAGCCAAGGCTGTTCCAGAGCCCTTGAAGAAATACACGGAATGTAGAGAGCTATCTGAAAGACTGAAAATAGAAG CCACTTACGAATCAGTATTGTTCCTTCAGCAACAGGAAATAGAGGAAGTTCAGAGAGATGAAGCTCTGCAGTTGCCAAAAGACTTAGATTATTTGACTCTCAAGGATGTGTCTTTGTCACATGAAGCTCGAGAAAAACTACATATCAGTCGCCCACAGACG